In Equus quagga isolate Etosha38 chromosome 14, UCLA_HA_Equagga_1.0, whole genome shotgun sequence, one DNA window encodes the following:
- the BACE1 gene encoding beta-secretase 1 isoform X8 gives MLNILVDTGSSNFAVGAAPHPFLHRYYQRQLILPPFHRSSTYRDLRKGVYVPYTQGKWEGELGTDLVSIPHGPNVTVRANIAAITESDKFFINGSNWEGILGLAYAEIARPDDSLEPFFDSLVKQTHVPNLFSLQLCGAGFPLNQSEVLASVGGSMIIGGIDHSLYTGSLWYTPIRREWYYEVIIVRVEINGQDLKMDCKEYNYDKSIVDSGTTNLRLPKKVFEAAVKSIKAASSTEKFPDGFWLGEQLVCWQAGTTPWNIFPVISLYLMGEVTNQSFRITILPQQYLRPVEDVATSQDDCYKFAISQSSTGTVMGAVIMEGFYVVFDRARKRIGFAVSACHGESTRDGCGPVYPCSPCPAVRTLGPLSGWEVVTVASSQCQHIVHKLVSVPMLFVLPGTVTLPGLVSSVGDPEQQELPKHLGKLQIPGQQAEPIVTLSAGVQRG, from the exons ATG CTCAACATCCTGGTGGACACAGGCAGCAGCAACTTTGCAGTGGGGGCTGCCCCCCACCCTTTCCTGCATCGCTACTACCAGAGGCAGCT AATTCTGCCTCCTTTCCACAGGTCCAGCACATACCGGGACCTCCGGAAGGGCGTGTATGTGCCCTACACCCAGGGCAAGTGGGAGGGGGAGCTGGGCACCGACCTGGTGAGCATCCCCCATGGCCCCAACGTCACTGTGCGTGCCAACATCGCTGCCATCACTGAATCAGACAAGTTCTTCATCAATGGCTCCAACTGGGAGggcatcttggggctggcctatGCTGAGATCGCCAGG CCCGATGACTCCTTGGAGCCATTCTTTGACTCCCTGGTAAAGCAGACCCACGTTCCCAACCTCTTCTCCCTGCAGCTCTGTGGTGCTGGCTTCCCCCTCAACCAGTCAGAAGTGCTGGCCTCGGTCGGAGGGAGCATG ATCATTGGGGGGATTGACCACTCACTGTACACGGGCAGCCTCTGGTACACACCCATCCGGCGGGAGTGGTATTATGAGGTGATCATTGTACGGGTGGAGATCAATGGACAGGATCTGAAAATGGACTGCAAGGAG TACAACTATGACAAGAGTATCGTGGACAGTGGCACCACCAACCTTCGTTTGCCCAAGAAAGTGTTTGAAGCTGCTGTCAAATCCATCAAGGCAGCCTCCTCG ACGGAGAAGTTCCCAGACGGTTTTTGGCTTGGGGAACAGCTGGTGTGCTGGCAAGCAGGCACCACTCCTTGGAACATTTTCCCAGTCATCTCACTCTACCTGATGGGGGAGGTCACCAATCAGTCCTTCCGCATCACCATCCTTCCACAG CAATACCTGCGGCCAGTAGAAGACGTGGCCACGTCCCAAGACGACTGTTACAAGTTCGCCATCTCACAGTCATCCACGGGCACTGTTATGGGAGCTGTTATCATGGAGGGCTTCTACGTTGTCTTTGATCGGGCCCGAAAACGAATTGGCTTTGCTGTCAGTGCTTGCCACGGTGAGAGCACCAGGGATGGGTGTGGGCCAGTCTATCCATGTTCTCCCTGTCCAGCAGTTAGGACACTGGGGCCCCTTTCGGGGTGGGAGGTAGTAACAGTTGCCTCAAGCCAGTGTCAACATATTGTGCACAAGCTAGTGTCAGTGCCCATGCTTTTTGTATTGCCTGGCACGGTGACCCTGCCTGGATTGGTCAGTTCGGTTGGAGACCCAGAGCAGCAAGAGCTGCCTAAGCACCTTGGGAAGCTCCAGATCCCAGGGCAGCAGGCTGAGCCTATAGTGACCCTGTCAGCTGGTGTACAGAGAGGTTGA
- the BACE1 gene encoding beta-secretase 1 isoform X9, whose translation MLNILVDTGSSNFAVGAAPHPFLHRYYQRQLSSTYRDLRKGVYVPYTQGKWEGELGTDLVSIPHGPNVTVRANIAAITESDKFFINGSNWEGILGLAYAEIARPDDSLEPFFDSLVKQTHVPNLFSLQLCGAGFPLNQSEVLASVGGSMIIGGIDHSLYTGSLWYTPIRREWYYEVIIVRVEINGQDLKMDCKEYNYDKSIVDSGTTNLRLPKKVFEAAVKSIKAASSTEKFPDGFWLGEQLVCWQAGTTPWNIFPVISLYLMGEVTNQSFRITILPQQYLRPVEDVATSQDDCYKFAISQSSTGTVMGAVIMEGFYVVFDRARKRIGFAVSACHGESTRDGCGPVYPCSPCPAVRTLGPLSGWEVVTVASSQCQHIVHKLVSVPMLFVLPGTVTLPGLVSSVGDPEQQELPKHLGKLQIPGQQAEPIVTLSAGVQRG comes from the exons ATG CTCAACATCCTGGTGGACACAGGCAGCAGCAACTTTGCAGTGGGGGCTGCCCCCCACCCTTTCCTGCATCGCTACTACCAGAGGCAGCT GTCCAGCACATACCGGGACCTCCGGAAGGGCGTGTATGTGCCCTACACCCAGGGCAAGTGGGAGGGGGAGCTGGGCACCGACCTGGTGAGCATCCCCCATGGCCCCAACGTCACTGTGCGTGCCAACATCGCTGCCATCACTGAATCAGACAAGTTCTTCATCAATGGCTCCAACTGGGAGggcatcttggggctggcctatGCTGAGATCGCCAGG CCCGATGACTCCTTGGAGCCATTCTTTGACTCCCTGGTAAAGCAGACCCACGTTCCCAACCTCTTCTCCCTGCAGCTCTGTGGTGCTGGCTTCCCCCTCAACCAGTCAGAAGTGCTGGCCTCGGTCGGAGGGAGCATG ATCATTGGGGGGATTGACCACTCACTGTACACGGGCAGCCTCTGGTACACACCCATCCGGCGGGAGTGGTATTATGAGGTGATCATTGTACGGGTGGAGATCAATGGACAGGATCTGAAAATGGACTGCAAGGAG TACAACTATGACAAGAGTATCGTGGACAGTGGCACCACCAACCTTCGTTTGCCCAAGAAAGTGTTTGAAGCTGCTGTCAAATCCATCAAGGCAGCCTCCTCG ACGGAGAAGTTCCCAGACGGTTTTTGGCTTGGGGAACAGCTGGTGTGCTGGCAAGCAGGCACCACTCCTTGGAACATTTTCCCAGTCATCTCACTCTACCTGATGGGGGAGGTCACCAATCAGTCCTTCCGCATCACCATCCTTCCACAG CAATACCTGCGGCCAGTAGAAGACGTGGCCACGTCCCAAGACGACTGTTACAAGTTCGCCATCTCACAGTCATCCACGGGCACTGTTATGGGAGCTGTTATCATGGAGGGCTTCTACGTTGTCTTTGATCGGGCCCGAAAACGAATTGGCTTTGCTGTCAGTGCTTGCCACGGTGAGAGCACCAGGGATGGGTGTGGGCCAGTCTATCCATGTTCTCCCTGTCCAGCAGTTAGGACACTGGGGCCCCTTTCGGGGTGGGAGGTAGTAACAGTTGCCTCAAGCCAGTGTCAACATATTGTGCACAAGCTAGTGTCAGTGCCCATGCTTTTTGTATTGCCTGGCACGGTGACCCTGCCTGGATTGGTCAGTTCGGTTGGAGACCCAGAGCAGCAAGAGCTGCCTAAGCACCTTGGGAAGCTCCAGATCCCAGGGCAGCAGGCTGAGCCTATAGTGACCCTGTCAGCTGGTGTACAGAGAGGTTGA